In Chitinophaga sp. H8, the sequence ACATCCTTATAATAATAATCTGTGCGCAGATCCGCTACAAAGCGGGCTACCATAGCACGGGCTTCATTATATTCATAGGATAACAGGTGCGTGCTCATCAGGTAGGTACCCATTACGTTCGCCTTGTTTTTAAATATTGCATCTTTGGTAAAAGCAGTTTCTTTCTGCTCTGTTTGCGTAATCAGTGTTTCCAATTGCCGTAAGGTATCTGCAGGCGCATTACCCGCCTTTTTCAGCTGGTATGCCCTTTGTCCTGCTACACGTCTCACTTCGTAGATATCTCTATAGGTCTCGTTGTAATTGTTCCAGGCATTTTGTAAAGCCCCCCCTTTGATATCCGGAACGGCTAAACGGCCTTTGTCTGAAACGAAGGAGGTGATCTGGTACGTGGTATTTTCCAGCATAAAGTACACCAGCGGATAAGGATGTCCTTCCACCATTATTCTGGCTACCGTAGGCGCCTTTATGTTTCCCTTCATTACAAACACCCCTGCATTGGCCAGCGTACTGTCTACCGCCACAAAATCACCATTGGCTGGTAACAGCAGGTACACTTTGGCATTCCCAAGGTTCTTGATCTGCCCTTTCAGTTCATAGCCCAATGCCATTTGCTGCCATCCCATCAGCCATACAGCAACCAGTAATATTACGCGCTTTATGCTCATATTAAGGCATTTTTTTAATTTCATCCAGCGCTTTTTGTGCCAGTCCCTGGATCTTGCTGGTTTCCTGCAGGGACAGATCGTATGCTTTTTGTCCGGCCACCAACGCTTCTGCTTTGCGGCCTGTTAACTGGCATGATTTAGCAAAAGTGCTTTGAGAGCTATACTCTTCCGGATTTAATTCCACCGCACGTTTGGCCATTTTATATGCCTGTTCCAGGATAGGTTTGTTCCCTTCTGCCGCAAACTGGCAACGTCTGGCCAGAAAGCCCAGCCCCATTTCATCCTGCTTTAATATGCCTTCCATCGCTTTGTCAGTCAGTGCAACAAAAGCATTTGCATTGAGCGTGGTCAGATAGTATTCCGCTTCCAGCATCACGGCCTGCTTCTGTACTTCAGGGGTGGTAGTTTGCTTTAAAGCTTCCAGGCGGTTAAAGAATCCTACGGAATCTTTGCTACGGATCATTCCGTACATCGCGCTATGTGTAAGTCTGGTTTGTACTTTTTGTACTGCTTCCGCACCATACTTTTTTTCGTAGTGGCTTTTGTGCAACAGAAAGTACTTACCCAGCCGGTCCTGTTCGCTCCAGGCAAATGCGTCAATTGTTTTCCAGCCCAGGTCTGTTTCCAGTTCTTTATCCGTTAACTTACCAATCAATAACGCGCTTACTGAATCTCCTTTCTGCCGGTTGATATTCCGGAGTACCAAAGCATATTGCAGTAAGCCTTCCTTATTCATTTTACCTTCGGCAAATGATTTTTCCAGTGCTGCAAAATTGCGTTTAGGATCTGTTGCCTTTTTGCCCTCTTCAATAAATGCAGGCACTTCCATCCGGGAAGTAGCTTTATGTACCAGCTCCCCCTTACCATCTATAAACAGGTAAGTAGGAAATACTTGTACCCCATAGCGCTTGCGCAGTTCCGGCCCTTCTCCCTTTTCCATATCCACCTTGTAATTGATAAAACGGGCATTATAAAATGCAGCCACCGTATCATTGATGAACACATTCCTCTCCATCCATTTACAAGGTGCACACCAGGAAGTATAGCTATCAATAAAAACGAGCTTACCCGTCTTTTTACTTTCGGCCAGCACTTCTTTAAAGCTTCCCTGGCGAAAATCTATACCTTCCTTCTCCTGGGCGTATGCAGCACTGCATACACCCAGGGTAAAGATCATCGCAAATGTTTTAAGAAAACGATATTGCATATTCCTAATTATAATAGTGATTAATAGCCGGGGTTTTGTTCCAACACCCCGTTGGATAACCTAACTGTTTCAAACGGTAAAGGCAGTATGTAACGCAATTCGTTTACCACACCAGGTTTATAATCTGATACTTTCAGATTGCCTTCAGTAGCATAACGTACCAGG encodes:
- a CDS encoding TlpA disulfide reductase family protein; translation: MSIKRVILLVAVWLMGWQQMALGYELKGQIKNLGNAKVYLLLPANGDFVAVDSTLANAGVFVMKGNIKAPTVARIMVEGHPYPLVYFMLENTTYQITSFVSDKGRLAVPDIKGGALQNAWNNYNETYRDIYEVRRVAGQRAYQLKKAGNAPADTLRQLETLITQTEQKETAFTKDAIFKNKANVMGTYLMSTHLLSYEYNEARAMVARFVADLRTDYYYKDVVARLDKISNVLNGKPAPAFQLKDTLGNTVSLQDFKGKWVVLDFWASWCGPCRAENPALVKLYQEVKAADVVFMGISLDHDKAAWKKAIQQDGLHWIHASDLKGWKSDMCKKYAVEAVPHKFLINPQGDIVLSGAGMSDIKAVLEKRK
- a CDS encoding thioredoxin family protein, which encodes MQYRFLKTFAMIFTLGVCSAAYAQEKEGIDFRQGSFKEVLAESKKTGKLVFIDSYTSWCAPCKWMERNVFINDTVAAFYNARFINYKVDMEKGEGPELRKRYGVQVFPTYLFIDGKGELVHKATSRMEVPAFIEEGKKATDPKRNFAALEKSFAEGKMNKEGLLQYALVLRNINRQKGDSVSALLIGKLTDKELETDLGWKTIDAFAWSEQDRLGKYFLLHKSHYEKKYGAEAVQKVQTRLTHSAMYGMIRSKDSVGFFNRLEALKQTTTPEVQKQAVMLEAEYYLTTLNANAFVALTDKAMEGILKQDEMGLGFLARRCQFAAEGNKPILEQAYKMAKRAVELNPEEYSSQSTFAKSCQLTGRKAEALVAGQKAYDLSLQETSKIQGLAQKALDEIKKMP